The sequence below is a genomic window from Mercenaria mercenaria strain notata chromosome 14, MADL_Memer_1, whole genome shotgun sequence.
ggggtcaaatgatcacctcatcaagaactcatgagtcagccatgtcaattcaaggtcaaggtcacaactgaaggtcaaaagtttcagctctgtatctcctaaaccccttgaaggattttcatgaaacttgggtcaaatgatcacctcatcaagacgttgtgcagaattcatgagtcagccatgtcagttcaaggtcaaggtcacagctaaaatcacaggtttaccctttcactatccaaagcagtggcgggggatttagctgtctttcagactgccttgtttggtGGGGGATGGGGTGGCGTGCCTTCATTTGTTTTCACAGTTAAAGTCATAGATGTaagattatttattttgttgggtataacgcCGCACAGACAcgattacaggtcatatggcgactttccagcactggcagtggaggaagacctcaggtgcccctccgtgaattatttgatCACGAGCGGGTAACTGGGTAGAAACACCGAgctttcataagccagctggatggcttcctcacatgaacaattcagtgccccgagtgaggttcgaacccacatcgatgaggggcaagtgacttgtagtcagcgaccttaaccacttggccgcGGAGGCCCCCGCCCCCAACCCCCATGTAAGATAATCAGTATTTCCCACATTTCACCGAGTACGGCCAAGCCTTTTTTATGAAACACTGATTGGATATGAATGTAATTCCAAGTCGTTATTTGAGTTGCGCCACTTCAGCGTTGACTTGTCACTATTACGAACAGGAAAACTACCGGTATCTCTGGCCTTGACGATGGTATTGTAAAGTATAGTTAAGTTATTGTATAGTACAGTTCAGTTATCAAATTATTAGACAATTTTCCAGTCAAATGATTTGTCTTAATCAATAATAGTGtaaaattttattgcatttttttttcttattggttgaaataaaaagtaacaagttAAACTAGGTGAGAAGAATAACGGTTTTTTCTGGGTCGAACTCACACACAAAACGGCTGTAATGTGATATTTTACAGaatcacgcctggtaaacaacggagctacctctttcagaggtatacggtaaatcgccctgtcgcaacttccgagctagtgAATGTCGCGATTAAAGaacgtcaacaaaggtgagtgtcatatctttttttttgcatttccaCAAccattgtatcgaatatcaaaaatcggggaatggtaggcgatgtagacatgatttaactttacagagaacttgaAGTTTGCTAATCTATTCTTGATTTGTGGTCGTGGCGGtgtttaccagcaagctgatttTGCTGTGAATTTGACCGTTTTGCCATGAAAGCACGTTGGCATGTGCTACTTttgctataaaataaataaataaatacagttagATAAAATGTAAAACGTGAAAGTATCGTGTAAAAAGCAATGGTACTTTTATTTTTAAGACGCCAACTTTAGTGGCACTGGCTCTGAAAGTTGTTTACACTACGTATacacttgtaaaataaaatatgaatataatgATGCCATAATTACTTTTCGTTGAGGACACGGCCAGTTTGTTTGAACGTACCAGTAAATAAAATGTACGTTGTACAAATATCAGAGTCGATGTGACTTTATCATTGTACGAGCATTTTCAAATGCACTTGTGAATATAAAATCTGaagttttaaacagtcatgctgatttactagctaaaatgaaattaataagaCAACTTTACGCTAAAGCTTATCACCATGCTTTTGGTGTGTTGACAATGCACGCTTTAAAGTAGCAACTTCAGTTACACATACAATAACTGACAATATGACTAAATTGGTCGCATTCTAAATCTAAGAACTTTATCATAAATCGCAAGCATCGCATGTGTTACTATTATTTGCCGCCTGTAAATAAAAGCTGTTTCTTTATGACCTTGTTAAAAATCAATATGACAGTGCAACTAATaattggtgacctagtttttgaccccagataattttcgaacttgacctagattttatcaaggcaatcatgcTAACCAAACATTATGCAGATCAATTAAAACTACAGCTTCTGTGGCATACAGAAGCTCGATTTTGACAGACAGACagcgacagacgacagacgccgtaCATCGAGCCGTCACAATCACTCACCTGAGATAAAGTTAACAGAATGAACAACTATTCAAATTTACAATTAAAGTACACATGTATCATGAAAAATCTTTATCAAAACTATACTTGGCAAATTTATACATATGTGTATCCGATGGAACAGTGACTGCATATCATTACAAAAGAGGACAATCCAACGTAGATATTTTAAACCTTtcaatataacattaaaattatgaACACAGAGTTCTCTTATGAaaacagagctatctccttggcGACATGACCCCTCGACAGAGTTGTCTCttttaataaaaagtgaatatttttactcTCAAACCATTTTCAGTACATACGTTATTTCTAAATGCGTTGTAtactttacagctatctcacgcctactcggtttgcttttTAATATCAgttcaaatgtaaatatttgaccaTGAAAGTGCTGTCATGATGAAACGGCCAAATTCACTGCTAAATTAGCTTGCTGGTAAACAACGCCATGACCACAAATCAAGAATAAattatagagaccgtaccatagctcttcgcatactttgatttttcaaactaaagtgatttttacaagtgcaccggttacgataaaaatgtaaacaacggactctgtctatgaaactttgaaatgaatgaatgacagtcgatcttagtcataatactgattgacagtgaatgctaatgactccatgtgttgcagaaaggtatttagtttgtaactgtaatttcccatcaattgaaatcctctcaaaatttgtaaaataattacttatatttggacaaaactcatcgtctttgccgttcgacagctgcaaaaagggcaaatataaaaagattcagtgtaagtaatatttcactggtactaccagttagtaagttcatactctgaacaacacgtcagagaaatttgggcagatttgaccgattatgacgttggcagcattagattatattttttctttacacaaaaattgccgttaggtaacaaagcgaatacgccgataatccggagttcatcgattattgttccagttcacggtatgtaatccagcaattaaactgcatagctattagctactgctgttatagggaagtggttgggtgtctgccttaggtgtgagaggtcctgggttcgagtcccagttagagcttaactatttagattctgctaaagcatagttttgctgttaatagactgttccagatgttctaaatttttagcacacagtatcatggatcattatttagcaatccagatcaaagttgaatgttaaatcaaatgcacccaattagaaaatattgactatattatgtccctttgatgtttatgctctccatgttcaagaagagttacatttccttgatcacaaaattttcgttaacatgaaaatattagatgctcataactccgcacttccggttaaaatattgtctatatttctgtttttgagaaatatatggacatttgtctttatttctaagctttttaacttcaaacctatgatttgaaaaacttaggtactatctctataaatTAGTAAACTTttagttctctgtaaagttaaatcatatctacaccgcctaccattccccgatttttgatattcgatacaatgactgtagaaatggaaaaaaaaataataatatgatgacacCTTTTTTGACGTCTTTTATTGCGACATGCTCTAGCTCGAAAGATGCaacagagcgatttaccgtatatctctgaaagaggtagccctgttgtttaccaggcgtgaatCTAAAGATCCATTTAtcctgctttttattttttaaaatgttttgattttactgaTTTTTGCAGGTATATGAATGTCTTCAACAAAAGTTTAAGATCATACGCCGCTAATATTCGTTGCATATACATAGTCTTGCAAGATTTGGTAATTTTACTTGAAATAGCTCTTAAAATCCctaacattatcaaataaaatacaaaaaagtaagATTCACCTGATGTTTTAGtcagcaactggctatagctctaaaacAACTGCCAactttcaacctcgcgtcgtttgagttttcttctatttctatgtgaccgcatcacacaaatattctagAATAAtcatgaactttatattcacattcaaaATTTTCGGAATTACTACGCTTAGGAGTTAGGGTTAGAGTAGAAACTGGCCTTACTCTGTTTTACATAAAGTGGTATagagaaaacctttaaaaatcttttcttgaaccacaatgcacaaaACTTAGATATTGGGCATGTAGCAAATGCCAGAAGATCGGTTTAGTTGCGGCGTATGCCAGAAATCTTTTCAGTATAAATCTGTACTTGTATATCGCATCCTAACTCATTTTGACAGGAAATCAAGGCTCTACAAAATGCGAATTTCGTCCTCAAGTCGAGGTGATAAAAATGACCTCGATTTACACACAAAATTACATGAAggcgaaaagaaaaacttttgtaaaatatgtaatgCAAGATTCAAGAAGAGAGATGGTTTaacaatacatttgaaaaaacattcttgagaaaaaaaatcatgtttgtgACATCTGCCAGAAAGCGTTCTATTTTGCGCATAAGCTTAAACGGCATCTGAACGGTCGTGCACATTCAAAGTGAAAATGTAATTTgtgacataataattatgtaacaaaaGGTTTTCGTGTAAAGATGCGCATAGCTTACATAGTCAGGCATGCATTATCGAAAGATTATACATGCGACCTGTCagggaaatctttttttttcgcGATCGGAGATGTGAAAAGTCACATAAAGATCATTTCAGTAGTGAGATAATCTACTTGTGCAGTGCATATCATTAAATCAGTAATCTAAGTTATCCTATTCAAAGGCATCCTGGCAAAAAGATATCTCGTGTGACCTGTGTAATATAACGTTTCCGACAGCACATGCGTATTAATGTCGATGAAAAgcctaataccccagtcacacattcggcgcggatagaaacgtagtaatccgtatcgatccgtacctgaaccgtacCTTAAAGCAGTAGCTCGTttcaattcgtaccaatccgtactgcacaggtacggatcgatacggattactacctttctatccgtagctaaacgtagctattcgcgccgtatgtgtgactgtggtattactCTTGTTCGATTTGTAACGCGGCGTTCAACTGTTATGCAAATAGGCATAGACACAAACACTCCGTTCATTCTgacgaaaaaaaatgttttcgaatgtaaaccatgtgacagAATTCTCAATACCAAAGATAAATTGAAAGTACTTAAACAAAGTAAGCTCCGTAGACAATCCCTGAATGATCTagcattttaacaaaaacattttctgtctATTTGTAACACAATAGAACCCGTCAGCATTTTCAATCGACGTTGCTCACTACAGACCTGGAGCTGTCTTCAGTGCGTATCAGGAAGTGATTATCATTCGCATCTTATTGCATGTCCGCActcatttagtgtataatatgctgACTAAAGGTAATTAGGGTTAGGATTACCATAGttacaaaacatatacattaaCGATACGCTTGAATCCGGTACATACCAGAGTCTGTAATTTATTTCAGGCGCTCAAGGtctttttaacatgtttaatcaCAGTCATTTTTGTTGTACATAACAGGACAAAACGGGTTCCAGTACTTACTGATCAGAACCACATAATGACTTCTGACTAACATAATCAGGCTTTTTCACGCGCTTACGTTCTGCTTTTGTAGATTTTCATACTTTCGACAggaaatacattttttataaaagtataCAAGCTTATAGCTTACTCCGTCGTTAGAATGTAAAGAGAGACAATACATTTAAGATAAATAGGACAAGTTCTATTTCCCTATTTTTAATCCTGTAGACATCCCTCACTGATAAGCCCTATCATTTCTGAACTTAGAATGAACTAACTGAATGAAATCACACACAACAAAGGATAAAAGACCGAGCctctatataattattttaatcattttcttgCTGAAAAGGTATATTTCAAACTTACATTGATGTGAAATCAGTTTGTAATTATTAATAATagttaatatattaaaataaattaatccATTGATTCTGAAGTCACATTTTCAGTTCTTTAATAGTAGTCCGACTGAATTAGAGACTAGATTTCTAGAATAGTActcaaataaattcatttgttttattgacacatgttgaaattttaataaacGATAAAATGGTAATTTCAATGACTTATCATCTAGCATTAATTTTATTAACTTTACATACTTTTGTATTGATTAAATAGATCTTCATTCGAAAGAaaaagtgtacatgtatttatctaAAACTGAAGCAAAACgtttgcattttgtaaaaatgcgatTTATTCGAGATAATTAGTGCTTCGCGCCTGCGTTATCTTCTTGTATCCACTATCTGCCAACATCCTGGTTTtaattacatgaaaaaaaaaaacaaaaaaaaaaaaaaaaacatttgaagataaacaaaatgattataaGTCAATGAACATTCAAATGTTTGCGGCTAGAGTCTATACACGCTGTATTATCTTAACAAGGACTGTCTGGTGACAGCGCGCTTGAGGTTTTAAAGCAATTCAATCTAATCATAGCTTACAAAAAAGATTTAGCAAAAACTTTAGACAGATGTATACTACCTAGCTCAGAATGGCCATTTCATGATGCCGAAGACTTATGCATAGTCTGAAAGCATTCAGTACAAAAGTGTCGAAAACACTACTTACATGTAAAAAACATACCCAATTACTTAGctgaaaaagtggcataattttgttaaatactaCCAAGTGATATTATACCTCCACTGGTAAGTGATCTCAAGATGACAGAGTGGTTTGtggaatttgaaaacattttgtcaagTACTTCCTGAGAATCTTGTTATGAAAATCTTTCATaacatttctttgttaaaaaaggGGGCACagctatttcaaaataaaagttatacaAGTGTTGTTGTGACGTATGTGAACTTTGAAAGCAATTGACCGAATTGTGGTTGATAAACTTGTTTACTGGCAAAAATGTTTGACGAAAGGATAATTACAAAAAACTAtgtgtttaaacatttaaatagtCAAATTGAAATACCTTAAAACATCTCGCAATGTcataacagttttaaaaatgataatattgtaaaaataatcacgtttaagaaaaaaaagagtttCGAATAAAAGATCGTGTGTAAAAAACACATATATACAAAATAAGAGTTTTAAGATATGCACTGGGCTATAAACGAACACCTTTGATTGGCCTAACAAATGAATGTATATAAGAAACATTGTTTGATTGTTGCAAAGTAAAGTAGATGCACGAGGTCGGATATAAGTACTTGatttaaaatgtgttgtttgATTTGTTGCGTTTTACTGATAGTTATAACTTCGGCAAAATGTTCAAATTGCGACAGACTTCAAAACCGGATGAACATATTAGAGCAAAAACTGTTTCACGATTCGAAAGAATTTCGGGAGGATATATCTGCACTGATTTCAAAGGCAAATCAGTCCCCGTCGGTATCGGCCGATCATGAAGTTGATCATGGGGAAAATAACTGTGAAATAGACCACAGTAAAACAGTGCCACTGTCACAAGTATCAAGTAATATCAAAGATGACTATGTCCGGCAAAGCATGAATGTAATGAAAAAAGCACTTTCAGAAGAAAAGCAGCACACAAGGAAATTGATTTCCGATGTTAAAACTGCAGTAAtgaagaatttaaacaaaatcgTCCAGCTTTACGAAGATATTAAGAAAGAAGTAAACGATGTGAAGGTAACGCAGTCAACATGTGATAATCGTTTCAATAAGGTTTTAGATTCACAAAATCTAATTCAGGATGACCTAAGATCAATACATAACACACTTGTTACAGTTACCAAGGATACTAAAGACATATCTAACAAACTAGAAAAACACGCTGACATACAAGAAGTTGCATCAAAGACTTTATGGCATATTCATAAAAATTCTTTTTACTTAGTAGGAAAAGAAGCTAAAAACTGGCCTGAGGCAGTCGGTGTCTGCAAGACATTAGGCGCGTATTTGGCAGAGGTTGAAGACTCTTCTGAAAACGACTTTTTAACTAGCTTGGCAAAAACAACATATAAGAATAGTTCTGGTTACGGAGCTTGGCTCGGTGGAAGTGACTCAAGTAAGGAGGGAATTTGGATCTGGGAAAATAGCAAAACAAACATTACTTTTGATAACTGGAAAACAGACGAACCTAATGGAAACAGGAACGAAAACTGTTTGCATATGTACAGACAAGTCAACTGGAAATGGAATGATATTCGTTGTACAAAAGAAATGGGATACATCTGTGAAAGGAATTATTAATTAATACTACTAGTATTGCTAGTATTCTAGTATGAAATGATAatatttaatttcattcaaacacGGCAGTATAGACGTTATGTCCATATAGATGCCAGGGAAGAGTACTATCTTATCTTATCTATATAACAGATCAGTGTTTTAAACTATTCCGGTGGGcatgaaacatattttaacataccACCGTTGACGCCACTTCGAATTGTTGTTATTAGAAGCGATACATGCACCAAGAAATTgcgctttttatttcaatttcctttgtaaataaaatacatttatgaattagaaaaaaactatagcagatatatattttatatgatcaAACACTCCAATTCAGTTATACGCTACGTATCTGATAATGCCCTGGAACTATGccccgtgaaattattacacagGCGTATAtcctttttgttgtgttttaatagtataacacatttatcaaactattattatcattttttgaataacttttttattctacGGGTTAACTTAACCACTGAAAGAAATAGTAATCACTAATTTTAACCGCCATGAACGTGCAAATGAATTAtcgatagaaaaaaaatattcaatgactTATGAAAGACTAAATTGTTATGAAAAGGTATTCAGATGTATGAAAGATTTAATAATTAAAGCAGACAGATCCAGGTGTGTTCATTTAGCAGACCATTGTATCTTacttaaaagaaattaaaaagagAAACTTCTGAAATGTAAACATCAAGTATTATATATTAACAATATGATAAAGCTGTGTGATTTAAGTTGTTTGTTTACAGGAACCGCAACATATAGCGATATTGCTGGCTCACATTTCTAAGTGCATATCCGACTGTTTCTTAaataatatcaaatgaaaatagataTCTTATCTGGGCGTGACACGTGTGTCGTTGTGATATATTGCATGTTTTATATGATCATGCTAATTTCCCAATTTTCGTTTCGTATGAAAACTCTTGCCCGGTATAAATGACTGTTATCATAGACTATGTCAAATGATTAGGGGAAATTGAATACTGGCGTTTGTACTTGAATGTAAAccgtttaaagccctgctccgcggctattcaaattcttttgtgtgtatgcaacctatgattacaataggtaacagttaacggccacgtgccacactttagcacgcaaaaccacaggtatttcatatagaagtTTATATAAAACAGATTCAATGTTGACAGGCGACACTGTttatagtcaggattttcatgctttttcagtgcaaattcaaggttaaaaggtaggacgggagcagggctttaactgAAAGTAGCGTATGCAATTTGGCTAAAGGATTCTATCTGCCTTAATGTAAGATCTGACGGCGGTCCATTCACAttcatattttagtataattGGATTTCTATTTCCAACAATCTGTTCTATTTGAACTAATCGGAAGATTCGTTTCAACAAACATTTGACTTACTCTTCAAAATGGCATTGACAAACGCGAAGATTACCCGAAGGCTGATCACTAACAATTCAAATGTAAGCATCCGCAAGTCTAATCACAAGTAGTATAAATATAAACCtgataaatagtgctaatcttttcTCCTTAcctcgtgccctttctcaataCACATCAATGCTCCGGTGGGAAGTCTATACAAGAACCTGACAAACAGTGAcagattcagagaagaaaaagAACTGCATTTCATAAAAATCTTGAAACCGGAACTTAAAAGCGTTTGACTGTGATATTATTTGTTAAGTTCGCACATATGGCCGACTTATAAAACTGAATTGTTGATTATAATACGTTATCTGAATTTTCAGTATATATATGCTTACTAATATACCTTAAAACTGAGTATTCTagcacgaccagcaaataacctacatacatgtagagcaaaatctatctcgggttattctgcaataaaccactcgcgtgcaatgacgtcatccgatccaggcgcgtagcacggtcgtaaaaagtagttaccatttttttctaacacttttgatactagtttgtcgtgttagaatcgaaataataagttcccaagtgtgatttattgtagaataaccaaagtttttcgttcttatgcgaaacaatatatcactcaggcctacggccttcgtgatatattcttacgcataagaactcaaaactcggccCGTTATTCttcgataaaccacgtttggaaacttattatttcttaattataatgGTCAAAATTGTTTTGATAATTATGTTATCAACTGCGTGCACTTGAAATGCCACCATTGCTTTgctctttaaattttattacctccctttaatttttgatgatatttttatatttgcttAAATATCACGTTTGTCATAAAGAACTAGTGGGTTAATGTGGGTAATTCTTTCTTTTTTGCAGTAtccaaaatttatctttaaattattattacaaaaaaatcaataaccCAAATTTTATTCCTTAACATATA
It includes:
- the LOC123526522 gene encoding C-type lectin domain family 4 member K-like, which gives rise to MCCLICCVLLIVITSAKCSNCDRLQNRMNILEQKLFHDSKEFREDISALISKANQSPSVSADHEVDHGENNCEIDHSKTVPLSQVSSNIKDDYVRQSMNVMKKALSEEKQHTRKLISDVKTAVMKNLNKIVQLYEDIKKEVNDVKVTQSTCDNRFNKVLDSQNLIQDDLRSIHNTLVTVTKDTKDISNKLEKHADIQEVASKTLWHIHKNSFYLVGKEAKNWPEAVGVCKTLGAYLAEVEDSSENDFLTSLAKTTYKNSSGYGAWLGGSDSSKEGIWIWENSKTNITFDNWKTDEPNGNRNENCLHMYRQVNWKWNDIRCTKEMGYICERNY